The following DNA comes from Camelina sativa cultivar DH55 chromosome 14, Cs, whole genome shotgun sequence.
NNNNNNNNNNNNNNNNNNNNNNNNNNNNNNNNNNNNNNNNNNNNNNNNNNNNNNNNNNNNNNNNNNNNNNNNNNNNNNNNNNNNNNNNNNNNNNNNNNNNNNNNNNNNNNNNNNNNNNNNNNNNNNNNNNNNNNNNNNNNNNNNNNNNNNNNNNNNNNNNNNNNNNNNNNNNNNNNNNNNNNNNNNNNNNNNNNNNNNNNNNNNNNNNNNNNNNNNNNNNNNNNNNNNNNNNNNNNNNNNNNNNNNNNNNNNNNNNNNNNNNNNNNNNNNNNNNNNNNNNNNNNNNNNNNNNNNNNNNNNNNNNNNNNNNNNNNNNNNNNNNNNNNNNNNNNNNNNNNNNNNNNNNNNNNNNNNNNNNNNNNNNNNNNNNNNNNNNNNNNNNNNNNNNNNNNNNNNNNNNNNNNNNNNNNNNNNNNNNNNNNNNNNNNNNNNNNNNNNNNNNNNNNNNNNNNNNNNNNNNNNNNNNNNNNNNNNNNNNNNNNNNNNNNNNNNNNNNNNNNNNNNNNNNNNNNNNNNNNNNNNNNNNNNNNNNNNNNNNNNNNNNNNNNNNNNNNNNNNNNNNNNNNNNNNNNNNNNNNNNNNNNNNNNNNNNNNNNNNNNNNNNNNNNNNNNNNNNNNNNNNNNNNNNNNNNNNNNNNNNNNNNNNNNNNNNNNNNNNNNNNNNNNNNNNNNNNNNNNNNNNNNNNNNNNNNNNNNNNNNNNNNNNNNNNNNNNNNNNNNNNNNNNNNNNNNNNNNNNNNNNNNNNNNNNNNNNNNNNNNNNNNNNNNNNNNNNNNNNNNNNNNNNNNNNNNNNNNNNNNNNNNNNNNNNNNNNNNNNNNNNNNNNNNNNNNNNNNNNNNNNNNNNNNNNNNNNNNNNNNNNNNNNNNNNNNNNNNNNNNNNNNNNNNNNNNNNNNNNNNNNNNNNNNNNNNNNNNNNNNNNNNNNNNNNNNNNNNNNNNNNNNNNNNNNNNNNNNNNNNNNNNNNNNNNNNNNNNNNNNNNNNNNNNNNNNNNNNNNNNNNNNNNNNNNNNNNNNNNNNNNNNNNNNNNNNNNNNNNNNNNNNNNNNNNNNNNNNNNNNNNNNNNNNNNNNNNNNNNNNNNNNNNNNNNNNNNNNNNNNNNNNNNNNNNNNNNNNNNNNNNNNNNNNNNNNNNNNNNNNNNNNNNNNNNNNNNNNNNNNNNNNNNNNNNNNNNNNNNNNNNNNNNNNNNNNNNNNNNNNNNNNNNNNNNNNNNNNNNNNNNNNNNNGAAAGCAAGAAACAACCAAGTTTTCAATAATTATCGAGAGAGCGCATCAAAAACAGTTTTACAGTCGAAGTCAGATACAAAAGAATGGATAAACAATTTACAAAATACATCTTCACCATTGACTACTACACGTACGAATATAACATCGTGGCTACCTCCAACTCATCCGACCCTTAAATGCAATTTTGATGCGAGCTACGATCATCACACCCATCAGGCTACTGGAGGATAAATTTTTAGGAACCATGAAGGTGAATCACTAGTGTGGGGTGCGACTAGACTACAAAATGTCTGATCTCCTTTAGAAGCAGAAACAAAAGGATTGTTCACTGCGATACAACATACATGGATTCGAGGCTATCAGGCAATCGTTTTTGAAGGAGACTGTGaaactttaataaaattagttaatGACCAAATTGTGGATGTCtctttaacaaattttattcaTGACATAAGAACTTAGTCTTCCAAACTAAAACATTTTTCATTCACTTTCACAAAGAGAGATTGTAATAGGGTGACACATGCATTAGCTAGATATGATTGTATAGATTGTCAATATTACACTGACTCTGTTTTAAAGCCACTATGGCCGAGCAGCTCCTTTTGTAATGATCAagtttaatcaatatatattttatttttatttgtgaaaaaaaaaaaaaaaaaaaagtggaccAAGACGTAGGTCCTTTGCAAAACGGTGCCATAACAgcgacctctctctctcttgacaaAATTGGTCGCGTGGATAAATAAAAGCAACGTCTCTCGTTTCCTGAGTGAGTAGCGAATCCCAAAGcttctttttattccttttttttttcccgatcGACGGAGTTTGATCGGCGTAATGGCCGGAGGAATCGTCTCACCCGCCTCTCTACTCGACATAATCGCCGATATCGTCGAGACTCCACTCAACGCCGGCGTGTTCAAAAAGGATTGCGCGGATCTCACCCGCCGAGTCTCTCTCTTGACGCATTTGGTTGAGGAGATTAGAGACTCAACTCCGATCGATTCCGCcgcttcttcttcgtcggaTAATAATGATTGGTGGTCTGATCTTGTTGCCGGGCTTCAAGCCGCCAAGCGTCTTCTCTCCACAGCTCGTTTCCAAGCTCGCGACTCCTCTGTAAGCACCAATCAAATTCCCAGATTCAAAATCATAGTTGCTAAATAGAATTGCTGGGTTAGTTAAAATGTAGTTAGACCGTTGATTATATAGTACGGTTATCTCCGGTTTAGCTGAaagtgttttgattttgtttggtttaggaTGGTGCTGCTGCCAAGAGAATCTCATTCCAGTTCCAATGCGTTACATGGAAGCTTGAGAAAGCGTTGAGCAATCTTCCATATGATCTTTATGACATCTCTGACGAAGTTGGAGAACAAGTTGAACTAGCGAGATCACAGTTGAGGAGAGCAATGCAGAGATATGGATCATTGAACTCAACCAATTTCTCTAGTGTTCTATGTGAGCCAATGATGGAGAGAGATGGTTTTAGCAGTATTGTGAAGATCAAAGCTGAGGAAAAGCTTGAGAGCGTTTCAGAAACACTTCATTTtgctgaggaggaggagaagcaagATTCGCCTCCTCTAAGGAGAAGCTCTTCCATTTCCTTGGCTTATTATCTATCCAAGGATGCTGATACTGATAGATTAGACAAAATGGTTACCAAGAACACTGATGAATCGACGAAATCTGATAAACTCACGATTCCGGTTGATTTCCTTTGTCCTGTGTCTTTGGAGCTGATGAAGGATCCTGTTATTGTGGCCACAGGACAGGTATGACTTTAAGATCTGTAGcacattttatgattttttttttttactgtctgTTGATTGGTTATTGATGTTGTCTCTCTACAATGGCAGACTTACGAGAGGGCGTACATACAGAGATGGATCGACTGTGGGAATCTAACTTGTCCAAAGACTCAGCAGAAACTCGAAAACTTTACGCTTACGCCAAACTATGTTCTCAGAAGCCTCATCTCTCGGTGGTGCACTGAACACAACATTGAGCAACCCGGAGGTTACATCAATGGCAGGTCAAAAAACCGTGGAGACATGTCGGTTATCAGGGCATTGGTTCAGAGACTCTCAAGCCGGTCCACAGAGGATCGGAGGAATGCGGTTTCTGAAATCAGGTCTTTATCAAAAAGAAGCACTGACAATCGCATTCTGATAGCAGAAGCAGGAGCGATCCCTGTTTTAGTGAATCTTTTAACCTCAGAGGACGTTGCAACACAGGAAAACGCAATCACATGCGTTCTCAACCTCTctatatatgaaaacaataaaGAGCTGATAATGTTTGCGGGTGCAGTCACCTCAATCGTTCAAGTGCTTAGAGCCGGAACCATGGAAGCAAGAGAAAACGCAGCTGCTACACTCTTTAGCCTTTCGTTAGCTGATGAGAACAAGATCTTAATAGGCGGATCTGGTGCGATACCTGCCTTAGTGGACCTGCTCGAGAACGGGACCCCGAGAGGGAAGAAAGATGCAGCCACGGCATTGTTCAATCTCTGCATTTATCAGGGAAACAAAGGTCGAGCAGTTAGAGCCGGAATAGTAACTGCATTGGTTAAGATGTTAAGTGACTCGAGCAGCCACAGGATGGTTGATGAGGCTTTGACAATACTCTCGGTCCTTGCAAGTAACCTAGACGCGAAATCCGCCATAGTGAAAGCGAATACTCTGCCCGCATTGATAGGTATTCTCCAAACGGATCAAACTAGAAACCGAGAGAACGCAGCAGCGATATTGCTTTCCCTGTGTAAGAGAGACACCGAGAAACTGATCACTATCGGTAGACTCGGTGCGGTTGTNGGTGCGATACCTGCCTTAGTGGATCTGCTCGAGAACGGGACCCCGAGAGGGAAGAAAGATGCAGCCACGGCATTGTTCAATCTCTGCATTTATCAGGGAAATAAAGGTCGAGCAGTTAGAGCCGGAATAGTAACTGCATTGGTTAAGATGCTAAGTGACTCGAGCAGCCACAGGATGGTTGATGAGGCTTTGACAATACTCTCGGTCCTTGCAAGTAACCTAGACGCGAAATCCGCCATAGTGAAAGCGAATACTCTGCCCGCATTGATAGGTATTCTCCAAACGGATCAAACTAGAAACCGAGAGAATGCAGCAGCGATATTGCTTTCGCTGTGTAAGAGAGACACCGAGAAACTGATCACTATCGGTAGACTTGGCGCGGTTGTACCATTGATGGATCTATCGAACAATGGGACAGAGAGAGGCAAAAGGAAAGCGGTATCTTTGTTAGAGCTTCTCCGTAAAGCATGCcaataaataattagttttctGACAAAAAACATAAAGGTTCATCAAGCTCTCATTTTTATTGAGTTTATTAAATTCTGTTAATATTCTTGTtcaattgatttgatttttattttttctggaTGCTAATTCCATTTGTGGAATCGAATTTGGAGATGGTGAGCCGAAAGGGGTGTTCGAAAATCGAACTCTGTTTTGCTCGCTgtgtatttatttgttacatttgtaataaaatattgGAGATGAATGAATAAGCACTGAATTGATCCTTTTGTTTTAACtctcaaaattttattacttCACGGAATCGGTTCATGTGAATTGGTTACTCTTCTGATCAAAGTTCCTTAAAAGTCACGCAACAGTTACAAATAAGATGGAAATAATTGATTCGCTACATTATTCGTTAAAATGTCAAATATTACACTTGCTTTGTAGGAATCTAAAGGGCCACATGTCCTTATAAACCGGCGTAATTACCTGAAGAGTCCATTTTCTTCGCTGGAGGTATCAAATTCTTTCAAATAACATTACCGTATAATATATTCTGGTATTTCACATAATGCTCCATCAAGTTAGAAAATGACAGATTCCGAATTCATTCAATGAttgaaatgaaaattataattttcggGGTTGTTTGAAAGATCCTTCAAGACTGAAATTAAAGCGAAGTGACTAAGTGAGTCATGTTAGTCTTTTCATTGATTTGAGTTGTTGTTTACAAAATGGTTCAATTATCACCTTCAACCACCCATAAATCCCGCCATTTCCAATAGGTGATAGTTAGCTTGGGAAGAAAGAAATCAGAAAAGTCAGCTGTAGACACCAGTAAGGTGAAGGTCAACGGACAAGCAGCGAAGCATTTGCGGATCAGAACCAAACACTTTGAGCGTCACAACAACTTGGGCATTCCAATGACATTGtctgattttaatatttaagcAACATCATGTTGCACCTTACCATAAATAAGAGTATTAATAGTTTGCTTCAGACACTATTCAAGTGAGATCATCGGGAATGTAATGCTGCCTCTTTATGTCATCTCTCGataacaaataacaaagagGAAATCAGTGTAATGACGTAAACATGAAGATATACTTCCAaagtcacaactcacaagttgTCGATACGGAATAAAGAGAACTCTAATTCATCTGAAAAGATCATAAACACTCTATCTCTTACAACATTCTAAGTGGTTTGGTTCATGTAAAACAATAAACTGCATGGTATAAATTTGAAGAACTTTCTTGTAGAAGAACTTCaaaacatcaaaatatttttgttctcaAGCCACGTTTTTAgttcttttgcttttttcccttttttatcaATACTTAACTAAATTATAATTACTGCCACAAAAATGTAGGCAATATTAGTTTGGTTAGTAGgtacaaaatatacaaaagggaaaaatgaattttttttcccttttttatcaatataaacacaaatttttaaaagaagtaaTTTATATTACCTCAATTTTAAGCCGCAATGAAGGATCAAGGTTGTACCCATTCCTCGAACCCTCGTAAAACTCACACAAGTGTCATCCTGAGTTGAGCCGTTTTGATGGGTTAGAATCGGTGAAATTTTGTctacataaataatatttaatcttTTGAACATATAGTAAAATATCCGGTCTAATACGGTTACGATGACATATTGATAGATTAACACATAAGTTGATCATCAAGATTCAATACCATAATGATACAATGAAACTCTCTAAATGAATCTGCTGCTTACATGAAAACGAAAAACATACTGTGAGAGATGAGAGttcagaaagaaacaagaaaaaaacacagaacAATCTCTACATCAATGGATCAAGGATGAAGGGAAACAAAATATCTACAAATAGCCTTTCTGAACCTCTTTTTGTACTTTTCAGGTGGGATTACAGTTGGAAGTTCTCGTTCACCACCAAGTACACCTGAAGCTTTCACCGTTGACTCTACTTTTCCGCGGAACGTGTATTCTCTCAAATAGTCTACGATACCAACGACAAGCTCTTTGCGTTCCTCGTCCAGTCCGACTAGAAGAGAATAGTCCATTACCTTAACCCTCTACACAtcagatttaatgttatttcaACATGACCAGTGTTAGTATAGTGTTATTTCCACATGACAATACGCATCTAAAGGAGGGTTTGTTTATTTACTTACCGATAAGAAGCAGTTATCATTCCAAATGGCCCTCAACATGCGTCTCTTGGCATTTTTTTCAACGAAGATGAAGTCTTCCTTCAGTAAGTTCGAGTCGAGCAGAACTTTGTTTCGTCCAGAGGTGTTTGAATTGAACCTTGACCGCTGTGATCCCTTCAGATCATACACTTTTGAGATATTCTTATTGTAAAAGAGATTTTTCATGACCATGTAGTAACGATTGGTCTCTTTACAGCCTTTAACAGAGACCTGTGGAAAGCAAATGAGTCAATCATAGCTATAGGGTCAAAAATTCCAAAGAAAAAGACTCATGTTTGTTAAGAACCTGAAAAATTCCAAGAACGTTTGCCAAGCATGTAGAGTTTCGAGACTTGAATCTCTCCGTAGTATAAGCAAAATACTCTTCAGCAAACTTCCTCTTGAAGAAAAGTAGCTCGATCTGTCTTCACCACCTGCTTTACAATAAGTTTCCCATCTTCACTTTTTGAGAAATAAGACTGGCTCTTTCCCCCTTGAGCTTTCCATTCCTTACAATGCTCCAGAGAGGTCACGAAGTCCTCTTCTCTTAAAAGTCGTTTCCTCAGCATCTCAAATTCACTTGCAAAATAACATTGCACCATGATGTTAAGTTTCCTATAAACGTATCTGATGGTGAAGTGTGCCGACTTGGTATCATCCCTGCTAGAAGTCAATCCTTTATAATCTCTAGAACTGAGAGCGTATGATATACAGCTACCAggataattattttctaaaagctcacaattttttattattttattaaacttgataatTATTGTTGGATAAAAATAATTCATCGACTAACCAGTAACAGTTGTTAAATCATGTGACCGGTTGTCTGAAAGAGCTAAAAAgttattaatgatatttaacCGGTTGTTAAGAGGACCGGTTCATTCGATGGAAGGTTCTAGACAACCTCCAAAGATCATAAACAACCTGTAAAAAAGGCCTACCGACATATACAAGAAGTCCAATCCTTTACCTTGGAGAACAAACAACCGACAAACAATTGGAAACTATTCATTAATAAAAtaggaagtttttttttttcgtctcttttttccttctccttttcttcaaagaaaaaaggaaaagaaaaaggcaGTTCCTACAAGGAATTAGGGTTCATGAACCTTATAAATGAACGATCTCTCAAAGGAAGAAGGACACAAAAATAAGGAGCAAATAAAAGACGCTTAGCAAAACCACAACAACCGACTTAAGAACAAGATTAAGGTTCTAGTTCATTAGTTGTGACTTATTTATTGTACTTGTTATCAACATCTTGATCAATAAACAGATATTTTTCTGTCTAGATTTCTTGTTTTCCATAGAGTCTCACGAGCCGGTTACTTTTGCTCAAacaattatcaaaataaattaaaatatataattttttttcaaaactttttttattaaatgagaaaatttgaagaattattagtgatttatatatttatttaaaactattgTTATCTAAAGTATTTACtaaacataaatcataaaagaataattctaattaattttattttaatt
Coding sequences within:
- the LOC104741017 gene encoding U-box domain-containing protein 11, with product MAGGIVSPASLLDIIADIVETPLNAGVFKKDCADLTRRVSLLTHLVEEIRDSTPIDSAASSSSDNNDWWSDLVAGLQAAKRLLSTARFQARDSSDGAAAKRISFQFQCVTWKLEKALSNLPYDLYDISDEVGEQVELARSQLRRAMQRYGSLNSTNFSSVLCEPMMERDGFSSIVKIKAEEKLESVSETLHFAEEEEKQDSPPLRRSSSISLAYYLSKDADTDRLDKMVTKNTDESTKSDKLTIPVDFLCPVSLELMKDPVIVATGQTYERAYIQRWIDCGNLTCPKTQQKLENFTLTPNYVLRSLISRWCTEHNIEQPGGYINGRSKNRGDMSVIRALVQRLSSRSTEDRRNAVSEIRSLSKRSTDNRILIAEAGAIPVLVNLLTSEDVATQENAITCVLNLSIYENNKELIMFAGAVTSIVQVLRAGTMEARENAAATLFSLSLADENKILIGGSGAIPALVDLLENGTPRGKKDAATALFNLCIYQGNKGRAVRAGIVTALVKMLSDSSSHRMVDEALTILSVLASNLDAKSAIVKANTLPALIGILQTDQTRNRENAAAILLSLCKRDTEKLITIGRLGAVVPLMDLSNNGTERGKRKAVSLLELLRKACQ